The Candidatus Cloacimonadota bacterium genome includes the window TTTACCATTTAATGTGAAAAATTTCAGTAACAATCCTCAGATAAAATTAACTCCTTCACCGAGTGAAAAGATAAGTTTTGAATATTTTTCAGTTTTAATAGAAAAAACAGTTCCTAAAATTATTCAAAAAACTTTCTCACTTCTTCCTATATCAACGGATGAGGGAATAGAGATATTTCCTAATACTGTTAGTATTAAAGTGTCTGGGGAGGAGGAAATTTTGCAAAATATTAATCCTGAAGATTTTATTGCTGAAGTTGATACATCTGTATCTTTGGAGATAGACAGTTTAGTATCTGTAAAAGTTTGCTTACCGAAAGGGGTTGAATTAATCGCTCAAACCCCTAAATTTGTAAGAGTTAAAAATGTGCAAGAGTGATACTAATCCCTCTTTATCTGGAATTCTTAAGTGAAAAATTTGAGAAAGCTAAATATTCTTGGCATAGAAACATCATGTGATGATACATCTGCTGCAGTAGTAGATAGCGATTTTCATATCCATTCTAATATAGTTTCCTCGCAATCAATACATATAAAGTTTGGAGGAGTTGTTCCTGAACTTGCTTCAAGAGAACACATAAAAGGTATCCTGCCAATTGTGGATTTGGCATTAAAAGAAACAAAATTAACTTTGGATGATATAAATGCAATTGCCGTTTCTGTAAGTCCGGGTCTTATTGGTTCTCTTTTAGTTGGAGTTTCTTTTGCAAAAGGACTTGCATACAGTCTTGGAAAACCTTTGATACCAGTAAATCATATTTTAGGACATATATGTGCAAATTTTTTAACGAATAAAAATATTGAATTTCCATTTATAGCTCTGATAGTTTCTGGAGGGCATACAGAATTAGTAAAATTTTTATCATTTGATGATTTCAAAATTTTAGGAAAAACAATTGATGATGCCGCTGGAGAAGCTTTTGATAAAATTGGGAAGGTATTGAATATTGCCTATCCAGGAGGACCAGAAATAGATAAGCTTGCAAGTAAAGGTAATAAAGATTATATAAGTTTCCCGTTGCCAATGATAAGGAAACCAAATTATGATTTTAGCTTTAGCGGATTAAAAACAGCAGCTGCTCTGTATATAAAGGAAAATAATATTAATTTGGAAAATGTTAAGATAAATGATTTTGCCGCAAGTTTCCAGAATGCTATAGTGAAAACCTTATTTATAAAAACGGCTAATGCTATTCAAAAATACAGTATTAAAAATTTATTATTGGCTGGAGGTGTTGCTGCTAATTCTGAATTACGAAAAGTTTTTCATGACTATGCAAAAGAAAACAATATAAATGTATTTTATCCATCCAAAGAATTATGCACTGATAATGCTGCAATGATAGCAGCTGCTGGAATCTTCAAATATAAGAAGAATCAATTTGCAGATTTGAACTTGAATGCCTCTTCAATAAAAGGTTTATATCAATTATGATATTCCTTTATATTTTATATATTTTACTCGGATTTTATTCATTGTTTTTATTATTTATTTTTATTGGAATTTTTAGGATTAAAAAGTGTAAAGACTCTTCATTCTTTAATGATATTTCTGTAATAGTTGCTGCACATAATGAAGAGAGGGATATTGCAAATTTATTGAACTCTTTATCTTTTCAAGACTATCCAAAAG containing:
- the tsaD gene encoding tRNA (adenosine(37)-N6)-threonylcarbamoyltransferase complex transferase subunit TsaD, producing the protein MRKLNILGIETSCDDTSAAVVDSDFHIHSNIVSSQSIHIKFGGVVPELASREHIKGILPIVDLALKETKLTLDDINAIAVSVSPGLIGSLLVGVSFAKGLAYSLGKPLIPVNHILGHICANFLTNKNIEFPFIALIVSGGHTELVKFLSFDDFKILGKTIDDAAGEAFDKIGKVLNIAYPGGPEIDKLASKGNKDYISFPLPMIRKPNYDFSFSGLKTAAALYIKENNINLENVKINDFAASFQNAIVKTLFIKTANAIQKYSIKNLLLAGGVAANSELRKVFHDYAKENNINVFYPSKELCTDNAAMIAAAGIFKYKKNQFADLNLNASSIKGLYQL